One genomic region from Clostridium saccharobutylicum DSM 13864 encodes:
- a CDS encoding RrF2 family transcriptional regulator, with amino-acid sequence MKISTKGRYGLRALIDICLYSSDEMVTVKSISERESISERYLEQIFSSLRKGGIINAKKGAQGGYYLAKSSREFSIGQILSVLEGDLLLIDVEHDENEIENFMCDHLWNVINTKIQNFFNSITLEDLVEDYKNSGKDDMYYI; translated from the coding sequence ATGAAAATTTCAACAAAAGGTAGATATGGATTAAGAGCTTTAATAGATATATGTTTATATTCTTCAGACGAGATGGTTACAGTTAAAAGTATTTCAGAAAGAGAAAGTATATCGGAGCGATATCTAGAGCAAATTTTTTCATCGCTTAGAAAGGGCGGGATAATTAATGCTAAAAAAGGTGCTCAAGGCGGATATTATTTGGCAAAGTCTTCAAGAGAGTTTTCTATTGGACAGATTTTAAGTGTTTTAGAAGGAGATTTACTTTTAATTGATGTAGAGCATGATGAAAATGAGATAGAAAATTTTATGTGCGATCATCTTTGGAATGTGATAAATACCAAAATACAGAATTTCTTTAATTCAATAACATTAGAAGATTTGGTAGAAGATTATAAGAATAGTGGTAAGGATGATATGTATTATATATAA
- a CDS encoding phosphoribosylanthranilate isomerase — protein sequence MIKIKICGITNKKEIEYVNILKPDYIGLVFTQSKRKVNNEMAVGLLNELNSDIKSVGVFRDNSIKEILKVISEVRLDIIQLHGKEDLAFIRELRKNLKQEVKIWKALSITNNDEIEKYVNKDKINEDYIESFLIDGANPGSGESYSLEDFKLSINNKSNEMTLNLDSKRNKFFLAGGINEKNVLERIEEVNPMGIDVSSGVEIIDEDGQRIKSFEKMKILIDKVRNIQE from the coding sequence ATGATTAAAATCAAAATTTGTGGGATAACTAATAAAAAAGAAATTGAATATGTAAATATATTAAAGCCTGATTATATTGGATTGGTGTTTACACAAAGCAAAAGAAAAGTTAATAATGAAATGGCAGTTGGATTATTAAATGAATTAAATTCAGATATTAAAAGTGTTGGAGTATTTAGGGATAATTCAATAAAAGAAATATTGAAAGTTATTTCTGAAGTTAGATTAGATATTATTCAATTACATGGGAAAGAAGATTTGGCGTTTATAAGAGAACTAAGAAAAAATCTAAAGCAAGAGGTAAAAATATGGAAAGCATTATCAATCACTAATAATGATGAGATCGAAAAATATGTTAATAAAGACAAAATAAATGAAGATTATATAGAAAGTTTTTTGATTGATGGAGCTAATCCAGGAAGTGGAGAAAGTTATTCATTAGAAGATTTTAAATTAAGTATTAATAACAAAAGCAATGAAATGACTTTAAATTTAGATTCAAAAAGAAATAAATTTTTCTTAGCAGGTGGAATAAACGAGAAAAATGTTTTAGAGAGAATAGAAGAAGTAAATCCTATGGGCATTGATGTTTCATCTGGAGTTGAAATTATAGATGAAGATGGACAGCGTATTAAGTCCTTTGAAAAAATGAAAATATTAATTGACAAAGTAAGGAATATTCAAGAATAA
- a CDS encoding biotin transporter BioY, with amino-acid sequence MKFNLSTREITLIGMCAALMAIFSQLSLPLPFTTVPVTLQIFAVVIISVIAGAKIGTLSLIIFELLGAIGLPVFANLKGGFGVIVGPTGGYLIGYIIMAFLIGYASYKENKILLFIASYFGVSIDFFIGALQLKMVTGMNIQASLAAGVYPFIIKDFIATAVAIIIGFKVKKSVQNIVKKNVIA; translated from the coding sequence ATGAAATTTAATTTATCAACAAGAGAAATAACACTAATTGGAATGTGTGCTGCTTTAATGGCTATTTTTTCTCAGCTTTCATTACCGCTGCCTTTTACTACAGTACCAGTAACTTTGCAAATTTTCGCAGTGGTAATCATATCAGTTATAGCAGGTGCCAAAATAGGAACACTTTCACTTATAATTTTTGAACTTCTTGGTGCTATTGGTTTACCTGTTTTTGCAAATTTGAAAGGTGGATTTGGTGTAATAGTTGGACCGACAGGTGGTTATCTTATAGGATATATTATTATGGCATTTTTAATAGGATATGCGTCATATAAAGAGAATAAAATTTTATTATTTATAGCATCATACTTTGGTGTATCAATTGATTTTTTCATCGGAGCACTTCAACTTAAAATGGTAACAGGTATGAATATACAAGCATCACTTGCTGCTGGTGTTTATCCATTTATAATTAAAGATTTCATTGCAACTGCAGTTGCAATTATAATAGGATTTAAAGTAAAAAAAAGTGTTCAAAATATAGTGAAGAAAAATGTTATTGCTTAG
- the trpB gene encoding tryptophan synthase subunit beta yields MNGRFNEFGGQYVPETVMNALIELEEAYERVKDDKEFMEEYMYYLKYYTGRPSPLYYAENMTKDLGGAKIYLKREDLNHTGAHKINNALGQILLAKRMGKKKVIAETGAGQHGVATATIAAKFGMECKVFMGEEDIKRQAMNVKKMELLGTEVVPVLNGVRTLNDAVTEAIRYWAANVEDTFYVLGTAAGPHPYPTMVRNFQRVIGDEAKKQILELEGRLPDYILAPVGGGSNAIGIFYPFIKDKEVALIGVEAAGKGIETGEHAATITKREKGILHGMLSYVLQDNDGGVLEAYSISAGLDYPGVGPEHAYLANTNRAQYVGITDDEAVMDGFMYLTKIEGIVPALESSHAVAQAKKLAPTLGSDKIIIVNISGRGDKDMDAVLTYLGEK; encoded by the coding sequence ATGAATGGTAGATTTAATGAATTTGGGGGACAATATGTTCCTGAAACTGTAATGAATGCTTTGATTGAGCTTGAAGAAGCTTATGAAAGAGTTAAAGATGATAAAGAATTTATGGAAGAATATATGTATTATTTAAAGTATTATACAGGAAGACCAAGTCCACTTTATTACGCTGAAAATATGACTAAGGATTTAGGCGGAGCAAAGATCTATTTGAAGAGAGAAGATTTAAATCATACAGGTGCTCATAAGATTAACAATGCTTTGGGTCAAATCCTTTTAGCTAAAAGGATGGGGAAAAAGAAAGTAATAGCTGAAACAGGTGCAGGACAACATGGTGTGGCAACTGCTACAATAGCAGCAAAGTTTGGAATGGAATGTAAAGTATTCATGGGTGAGGAAGATATAAAAAGACAAGCTATGAACGTTAAGAAGATGGAACTTCTTGGAACAGAAGTAGTTCCTGTCTTAAATGGAGTAAGAACTTTAAATGATGCTGTAACTGAAGCAATAAGATACTGGGCTGCAAATGTAGAAGATACATTTTACGTTTTAGGAACAGCAGCTGGTCCCCATCCATATCCAACTATGGTTAGAAATTTTCAAAGAGTTATAGGAGATGAAGCAAAAAAACAAATCTTAGAACTTGAAGGTAGACTTCCAGATTATATTTTAGCGCCAGTTGGTGGTGGTAGTAATGCAATCGGAATATTTTATCCATTTATTAAGGATAAGGAAGTTGCTCTTATTGGAGTTGAAGCAGCAGGTAAAGGTATTGAAACAGGTGAACATGCAGCAACTATTACAAAAAGAGAAAAAGGAATTTTACATGGAATGTTAAGTTATGTACTTCAAGATAATGATGGAGGAGTACTTGAAGCTTATTCTATATCAGCAGGTCTTGATTATCCAGGAGTTGGACCTGAACATGCATATTTAGCAAATACTAATAGAGCTCAGTATGTAGGCATAACAGATGATGAAGCTGTAATGGATGGATTTATGTATCTAACAAAAATTGAAGGAATAGTACCAGCACTTGAATCATCACATGCAGTAGCTCAAGCTAAAAAGTTAGCACCAACATTAGGAAGCGATAAAATTATAATTGTAAATATTTCAGGGAGAGGAGATAAAGATATGGATGCTGTGCTTACATATCTAGGTGAAAAATAA
- the trpD gene encoding anthranilate phosphoribosyltransferase yields the protein MKIEEAIKKITLKEDLTEGEIRDVINQIMRNEATSSQIGGFLIGLRVKGETSEEMLGAVKALRDNLIPVKIENSKNLIDTCGTGGDGGKTFNISTAVAIVAASGGAKVAKHGNRAVSSKSGSADVLSELKIKVDYDKNESKRIIEEKGMAFLFAPKYNGAMKNVAIERKELATRTIFNLIGPLSNPAPLTGQLMGIYDGNIIENVGKVLLNLGLERAMVVHGDDGLDEITTTTSTSVCEINDGKVKLYKLNPEELGIEKAKLEDIQGGTPKENAEIIVDVLKGKKGPKRDIVILNSGAALYVAKISDTLQEGINKAKELIDSGIAYRKYEELVEAEI from the coding sequence ATGAAAATAGAGGAAGCAATAAAGAAAATAACATTAAAAGAAGATTTAACAGAAGGCGAAATAAGAGATGTTATAAATCAAATTATGAGAAACGAAGCTACTTCTTCTCAAATTGGAGGATTTTTAATCGGACTAAGAGTAAAAGGGGAAACAAGTGAAGAAATGTTAGGTGCGGTTAAAGCACTTAGAGACAACTTAATACCTGTTAAAATAGAAAATTCAAAGAATTTAATAGATACTTGTGGTACTGGTGGAGATGGAGGAAAAACATTTAATATTTCTACAGCAGTAGCAATTGTTGCAGCGAGCGGTGGAGCTAAAGTTGCAAAACACGGAAATCGTGCAGTTTCAAGTAAAAGCGGAAGTGCTGATGTTTTAAGTGAACTAAAAATAAAGGTAGATTATGATAAAAATGAGAGTAAGAGAATAATAGAAGAAAAAGGAATGGCATTTTTATTTGCACCTAAATATAATGGGGCAATGAAAAATGTAGCTATTGAAAGAAAAGAATTAGCTACAAGAACAATTTTCAATTTAATAGGACCACTTTCAAATCCAGCACCACTTACAGGACAACTTATGGGAATCTATGATGGCAATATTATTGAAAATGTAGGAAAAGTATTATTAAATCTAGGGCTTGAAAGAGCAATGGTAGTTCATGGTGATGATGGATTAGATGAGATAACAACAACAACTAGCACAAGTGTATGTGAAATTAATGATGGAAAAGTTAAATTATATAAATTGAATCCAGAAGAGTTGGGGATTGAAAAAGCAAAATTAGAAGACATACAAGGTGGAACACCTAAAGAAAATGCAGAAATTATAGTAGACGTGCTAAAAGGTAAAAAAGGTCCTAAGCGAGATATAGTTATTTTGAATAGTGGAGCAGCACTTTATGTTGCTAAAATAAGTGATACATTGCAAGAAGGAATTAATAAAGCCAAGGAACTAATCGATAGTGGAATTGCTTATAGAAAATATGAAGAGTTAGTTGAAGCAGAAATTTAA
- a CDS encoding DUF1284 domain-containing protein gives MLLLRPHHINCLFFYKGLGYSKEFIKGMNEIPILLKKDPNTTLKLVTGCDNVCFYCPNKQLNNICITKEKVDNLDYNTLKIYNLKLNKEYKFRGIIDNIYKNFNKNNFHAICSTCNWYKQGICSDNAIIDQLKNWNL, from the coding sequence ATGTTATTGCTTAGACCACATCATATAAATTGTTTATTTTTTTATAAAGGGTTAGGCTATAGTAAAGAATTTATAAAAGGAATGAATGAAATTCCAATTTTACTTAAAAAAGATCCAAATACTACACTTAAACTTGTCACAGGATGTGATAATGTATGTTTTTATTGTCCTAATAAACAATTAAATAATATTTGCATAACAAAAGAGAAAGTAGATAATTTAGATTATAATACCTTAAAAATATACAATCTTAAACTGAATAAAGAATATAAATTCAGGGGAATTATAGATAATATTTATAAAAACTTTAATAAAAATAATTTTCATGCAATATGCAGCACTTGTAATTGGTACAAGCAAGGTATTTGCAGTGATAATGCCATTATAGATCAATTAAAAAATTGGAATTTATGA
- the fba gene encoding class II fructose-1,6-bisphosphate aldolase, giving the protein MLTSAKEMLNKARAGKYAVGQFNINNLEWTKAVLLTAQENNSPVILGVSEGAGKYMTGYKTVSAMVKAMIEELNITVPVALHLDHGSYEGAKACIEAGFSSIMFDGSHYPIAENIEKTKELVAVANAKGLSLEAEVGSIGGEEDGVVGKGEVADPNECKQIADLGVTMLAAGIGNIHGKYPANWSGLDFDALAKIEEAVGTTMPLVLHGGTGIPEDMIKKAISLGVAKINVNTECQLSFQEATRKYIEAGKDLEGKGFDPRKLLNPGFEAIKATVKEKMELFGSVNRA; this is encoded by the coding sequence ATGTTAACATCAGCTAAAGAAATGTTAAACAAAGCAAGAGCAGGAAAATACGCAGTAGGTCAATTCAACATTAACAACTTAGAATGGACTAAAGCTGTATTATTAACTGCACAAGAAAATAATTCACCAGTTATCTTAGGAGTATCTGAAGGTGCTGGAAAATACATGACTGGATATAAGACTGTAAGTGCTATGGTTAAAGCAATGATTGAAGAATTAAACATCACTGTTCCAGTTGCTTTACACTTAGATCACGGTAGTTATGAAGGAGCTAAAGCTTGTATAGAAGCAGGATTCTCATCAATCATGTTTGATGGATCTCACTATCCAATAGCTGAAAATATAGAAAAAACTAAAGAATTAGTTGCTGTTGCTAATGCAAAAGGACTTTCTTTAGAAGCAGAAGTTGGTTCAATCGGTGGAGAAGAAGATGGAGTTGTAGGAAAAGGTGAAGTTGCTGACCCAAATGAATGTAAGCAAATCGCTGATTTAGGAGTTACTATGTTAGCTGCTGGAATCGGAAACATACACGGAAAATATCCTGCTAACTGGTCTGGATTAGATTTTGATGCATTAGCTAAAATCGAAGAAGCAGTTGGAACTACTATGCCTTTAGTATTACATGGTGGTACTGGAATTCCTGAAGATATGATAAAGAAAGCTATCTCATTAGGAGTTGCTAAAATCAACGTTAACACTGAATGTCAATTATCATTCCAAGAAGCTACAAGAAAATATATTGAAGCTGGAAAAGATTTAGAAGGAAAAGGATTTGACCCAAGAAAATTATTAAATCCTGGATTCGAAGCAATTAAGGCTACAGTTAAAGAAAAAATGGAATTATTCGGTTCTGTTAACAGAGCTTAA
- the trpC gene encoding indole-3-glycerol phosphate synthase TrpC produces the protein MILDQILEIKKEKVNLRKKEIPIEELRKQAMQKVKYDREIKGENFENPFKAALKKEGLSVIGEFKKASPSKGIIVQDFNLKEIFHYYNFLGVDAFSILTEEDFFLGCDDYLKQIRKISHTPILRKDFVLDFYQIYEAKLLGADGILLIASVLKDSLGKFYEEAKKYDLQPLVEIHNKEELELALKYDCEIIGINNRNLKTFKVSLETTKELIDLIPNDKISIAESGIMSITDFEKMKELGADGVLVGELFMRNIDNKEFKEAYKQFRNQSI, from the coding sequence ATGATTCTAGATCAGATTTTAGAAATAAAAAAAGAAAAAGTTAATTTAAGAAAAAAAGAAATTCCTATAGAAGAATTAAGAAAGCAAGCTATGCAGAAGGTAAAATACGATAGGGAAATTAAAGGCGAAAATTTTGAAAATCCGTTTAAAGCTGCATTAAAAAAAGAAGGATTATCTGTGATAGGAGAATTCAAGAAAGCTTCTCCTTCAAAAGGGATAATTGTACAAGATTTTAATTTAAAAGAAATTTTTCATTATTATAATTTTTTAGGTGTAGATGCATTTTCAATTTTAACTGAAGAAGATTTCTTTTTAGGATGTGATGATTATCTTAAGCAAATTAGGAAGATTTCACACACACCAATACTTAGAAAAGATTTTGTTTTAGATTTTTATCAAATTTATGAAGCTAAACTTTTAGGAGCTGATGGAATATTATTAATTGCAAGTGTCTTAAAAGATTCTCTTGGTAAGTTTTATGAAGAAGCAAAAAAATATGATTTGCAGCCTTTGGTTGAAATTCATAATAAGGAAGAACTTGAATTAGCTTTAAAATATGATTGTGAGATAATAGGAATTAATAATAGGAATTTAAAAACTTTTAAAGTTTCTTTGGAAACTACTAAAGAACTTATAGATTTGATTCCAAATGATAAGATTTCTATAGCTGAAAGTGGAATAATGAGCATAACAGATTTTGAAAAAATGAAAGAACTTGGAGCCGATGGCGTTCTAGTTGGTGAGTTATTCATGAGAAATATTGATAATAAGGAATTTAAAGAAGCATATAAACAATTTAGAAATCAATCGATATAA
- the trpE gene encoding anthranilate synthase component I: MINISREDFQEKKNDKAVFSLISEFRGDEITPIRLFDGFKGKRKFIFESGTKENYFGRYSFMGENPYKEIDGNGQEELDEVKKEIRIEFDKNTNPFSFKGGAIGYMGYESIGLYEKKLNFKNPDELNFPIIRFNFYNRYICYDHFTHKVYVIDNILKDDDRKYDEVISSQKEYINSLLYKVTLTEESEEKSDVSFKFHTSRENFIENVKKAREHILAGDIFQIVLSQRMTCETNKSYLEIYRRLREENPSPYMYLIDYDTYQIIGSSPESLVSVRNGKVITNPIAGTRKRGETPEIDSDLEKELMEDKKELAEHVMLVDLGRNDIGKVSKIGTVNVNEFMKVEKFSHVMHITTKVVGDIEDDKDGFDALAACLPAGTVSGAPKIRAMEIIEELEDCKRGIYSGAVGYFSYGGDMDMAIAIRTLLLKDKTAILQAGAGIVYDSVPEKEFDEIQNKLMVLKEVLR, encoded by the coding sequence ATGATAAATATTTCAAGAGAAGATTTTCAAGAAAAAAAGAATGATAAAGCTGTATTTTCTTTGATTAGTGAATTTAGAGGAGATGAAATCACACCTATAAGGCTATTTGACGGCTTTAAAGGAAAGAGAAAATTTATCTTCGAAAGTGGAACCAAAGAAAATTATTTTGGCAGATATTCATTTATGGGAGAAAATCCTTATAAAGAAATTGATGGAAATGGCCAAGAAGAGCTTGATGAAGTTAAAAAGGAAATTAGAATAGAATTTGATAAGAATACCAATCCTTTTTCATTTAAAGGTGGTGCAATTGGATACATGGGATATGAGTCTATAGGATTATATGAAAAAAAATTAAATTTTAAAAATCCAGATGAATTAAATTTTCCAATAATAAGATTCAATTTTTACAATAGATATATTTGTTATGATCATTTTACTCATAAGGTATATGTTATAGATAATATTTTAAAAGATGATGATAGAAAATATGATGAAGTAATTAGTTCTCAAAAAGAATATATTAATTCCTTATTGTATAAGGTAACTTTAACAGAAGAAAGTGAAGAAAAAAGTGATGTTAGCTTTAAATTTCACACTTCTAGAGAAAATTTTATAGAAAATGTAAAGAAGGCAAGAGAGCATATATTAGCTGGAGATATTTTTCAAATAGTATTATCTCAAAGAATGACTTGTGAAACTAATAAATCTTATTTGGAGATTTATAGAAGACTTAGAGAAGAAAATCCATCACCATATATGTACCTTATTGACTATGATACCTATCAAATTATTGGTTCATCACCAGAAAGTTTGGTATCAGTAAGAAATGGTAAAGTTATTACAAATCCTATAGCTGGTACAAGAAAAAGAGGTGAAACTCCAGAAATTGATAGTGATTTAGAAAAAGAATTAATGGAAGATAAAAAAGAGCTTGCTGAACATGTTATGCTTGTGGATCTTGGAAGAAATGATATTGGTAAGGTTAGTAAAATTGGAACTGTAAATGTTAATGAGTTTATGAAAGTTGAAAAATTCTCTCATGTAATGCATATTACTACAAAAGTTGTTGGAGATATTGAAGATGACAAGGACGGTTTTGATGCATTAGCTGCTTGTTTACCTGCTGGAACAGTATCGGGTGCTCCTAAAATAAGAGCAATGGAAATAATTGAAGAATTGGAAGATTGTAAAAGAGGAATCTATTCTGGTGCTGTTGGATATTTTTCATATGGAGGGGACATGGATATGGCTATTGCTATAAGAACTCTTTTATTAAAAGATAAAACAGCAATATTGCAAGCTGGTGCAGGAATTGTATATGATTCAGTACCTGAAAAAGAATTTGATGAAATACAAAATAAGCTAATGGTATTGAAGGAGGTACTAAGATGA
- a CDS encoding DEAD/DEAH box helicase, translated as MDFKELGLSSDIVNILSKLGITEPTPIQKESMNFIKQGKDVIAEAQTGTGKTLAFLLPILENINPKSNKVQALILTPTRELAIQITDQANKFKELKDFNILAAYGGRDISSQIKKLNNNIHLIIATPGRLIDHLERKTIELGDLKTFVLDEADQMLFMGFKNEVETIMKEMPKKKQMLCFSATMDSAVKKLAYRYMKDPSIVSIQKDEVTLSAIKQNVVETTDRNKRESLCKVLDEDNPFMAIIFCRTKRRVDDLEAIMHNRKYNCVKIHSGIPQNKRERIMKCFRNADIQYLIATDVAARGLDISGITHIYNYDIPESTESYIHRIGRTGRAGESGYTCMFIDPKNKKALEEIEDEIGFKIPRRIVEL; from the coding sequence ATGGATTTTAAAGAATTAGGACTTAGTTCAGATATAGTAAATATATTGAGTAAATTGGGAATTACTGAACCAACACCTATACAAAAAGAAAGTATGAATTTTATAAAACAAGGAAAAGATGTTATAGCAGAAGCTCAAACAGGTACTGGTAAAACTCTTGCATTTTTACTTCCTATACTTGAAAATATAAATCCTAAATCAAATAAAGTTCAAGCTCTAATATTAACTCCAACTAGAGAACTTGCAATTCAAATAACAGATCAAGCTAATAAATTTAAAGAATTAAAGGATTTTAATATCCTAGCTGCTTATGGAGGACGTGACATATCATCTCAAATAAAAAAATTAAATAACAATATTCATTTGATAATAGCAACTCCTGGAAGACTTATAGATCATTTAGAACGAAAAACAATTGAATTAGGTGATTTAAAAACTTTTGTTTTAGATGAAGCTGATCAAATGTTGTTTATGGGCTTTAAAAATGAAGTTGAAACTATAATGAAGGAAATGCCTAAGAAAAAACAAATGCTTTGCTTCTCAGCTACAATGGATTCAGCTGTTAAAAAGTTAGCTTATAGATATATGAAAGATCCATCAATTGTATCTATACAAAAAGATGAAGTTACATTAAGTGCAATAAAGCAAAATGTAGTCGAAACAACTGATAGAAATAAAAGAGAGTCTTTATGCAAAGTATTGGATGAAGATAATCCTTTTATGGCGATAATCTTCTGTAGAACAAAAAGAAGGGTTGATGATTTAGAAGCCATTATGCATAATCGTAAATATAATTGTGTAAAAATACATAGTGGTATTCCACAAAATAAAAGAGAACGAATAATGAAATGTTTTAGAAATGCCGATATTCAATATTTAATCGCTACAGATGTAGCTGCTCGTGGACTAGATATAAGTGGAATAACTCACATTTATAACTATGACATACCTGAAAGTACTGAAAGTTACATTCATAGAATTGGTAGAACAGGAAGAGCTGGAGAAAGCGGCTATACTTGTATGTTCATCGATCCCAAAAACAAAAAAGCATTGGAAGAAATTGAAGATGAGATTGGTTTTAAAATTCCAAGAAGAATTGTTGAACTATAA
- the trpA gene encoding tryptophan synthase subunit alpha gives MNRIDLSFNKVKESNGKALIPFVTCGADFTIEETADLVIELEKNNATVVEIGVPFRDPLADGPVIQNAYTKALINGTKVKDVFRCVELIREKSEIPIVLMVYFNVIYFKGLENFIKDAAKSGVDGLIVPDVPLEERGEIDKVCEANGIYLIPLVARTSRDRIAAITKDAKGFVYCVSTNGTTGERNTLDSGTHEYLNEVRKIVNIPMCIGFGISSKEVVKEVKDYCDGVIVGSAIVKRMAEGKQAVIDFVKDLKEGFK, from the coding sequence ATGAATAGAATAGATTTATCATTTAATAAAGTAAAAGAAAGTAATGGGAAAGCTCTTATACCTTTTGTAACATGTGGAGCAGATTTTACAATTGAAGAAACTGCTGATTTAGTAATTGAATTAGAAAAGAACAATGCAACTGTAGTTGAAATTGGTGTACCTTTTAGAGATCCTCTTGCAGATGGTCCAGTAATACAAAATGCATATACAAAAGCTCTTATTAATGGAACAAAGGTAAAAGATGTATTTAGATGTGTAGAATTAATAAGAGAAAAGTCAGAAATTCCTATTGTACTAATGGTTTATTTTAATGTTATATACTTTAAGGGATTAGAAAACTTTATAAAAGATGCAGCAAAAAGTGGAGTTGATGGTCTTATAGTTCCAGATGTTCCCCTTGAAGAAAGAGGAGAAATTGATAAAGTTTGCGAAGCTAATGGAATTTATTTAATTCCATTAGTTGCTAGAACATCAAGAGATAGAATAGCAGCTATAACTAAAGATGCAAAAGGTTTTGTATATTGTGTATCTACAAATGGAACAACAGGTGAAAGAAATACTTTAGATAGTGGAACTCATGAATACTTAAATGAAGTTAGAAAAATTGTAAATATACCAATGTGCATTGGCTTTGGAATATCATCAAAAGAAGTTGTAAAAGAAGTAAAAGACTACTGTGATGGGGTTATTGTAGGTAGTGCAATAGTTAAAAGAATGGCAGAAGGTAAACAGGCTGTAATTGATTTTGTTAAAGATTTAAAAGAGGGATTTAAATAG
- a CDS encoding anthranilate synthase component II, producing MIVLIDNYDSFTFNLYQYLSEFAETRVYRNDEISVEELEKLNPKGIVISPGPGIPEDAGISIDVIKKLGHKIPILGICLGHQSIAVAYGGKVVRANEIFHGKTSKIQVKGKDIFEGIPRKLDVMRYHSLIVENASVPNCLEVIGATVEDNDIMAIKHKEYNVFGFQFHPESIYTPKGKHMIGNFVINICDDSTSN from the coding sequence ATGATAGTTTTAATTGATAATTATGATTCATTTACTTTTAATTTATATCAATATTTAAGTGAATTTGCAGAAACAAGAGTATATAGAAATGATGAAATAAGTGTAGAAGAATTAGAAAAATTAAATCCTAAAGGTATAGTTATATCACCTGGTCCAGGAATTCCTGAAGATGCTGGAATATCTATAGATGTTATAAAGAAATTAGGACATAAAATACCTATCTTAGGTATTTGTCTTGGCCATCAAAGCATAGCAGTAGCTTATGGTGGAAAGGTAGTAAGAGCAAATGAAATATTCCATGGTAAGACATCAAAGATTCAAGTTAAAGGTAAAGACATTTTTGAAGGAATTCCTAGAAAATTAGATGTTATGAGATATCATTCATTGATCGTCGAAAATGCTTCAGTACCAAATTGCTTGGAGGTAATAGGAGCAACTGTAGAGGATAATGATATTATGGCAATTAAGCATAAAGAATATAACGTTTTTGGATTTCAATTTCATCCAGAATCTATATATACACCTAAGGGAAAGCATATGATAGGAAACTTTGTAATTAACATTTGTGATGATAGCACAAGCAATTAA